Genomic DNA from bacterium:
GAACTCCTCACCGAACATCAGCGTCAACGACTTTCCCGTGCTCATTGGTGCGAACGCACAGGCCAAGGAAAGGCTCTTTCATGGCCTCATCGACGATGTTCGCATCTACGAACGCGCTCTCTCCGTCGATGAATTGCGGGCGATCTCCGGAGGAGGCGGAACCGCGGCGCAGTCCTCGCCGAGTCAGGCCGTTACCCGAATGCCCGACGCTGACCGGAAGGGTGTTACGACGGCGGGGCGAGTGAAAGTCGCCCGGATCGTGAGACCCGGTAGCTGGTCCGAGTTTCGAGGGCCACGCGGTGACGGCCATTCAGACTCGGAGGGCCTTCCCCTGCGGTGGAGCGAAAGCGAAAACATTATCTGGAAGACGCGGATTCACGGCAGGGGTTGGTCGTCTCCCATCCTCTGGGGTAAACAGGTGTGGGTGACGACCGCGACGGCCGACGGGCACAAATTATCGGCGGTCTGTGTCGATCGCGATTCGGGCAAGATCGTCCATGATATTCACGTGTTCGACGTCGAACAGCCGCAACGTATCGCGCCCGGAAACAGCTACGCCTCGCCGACTCCGGTGATCGAGGAGGGGCGCGTGTACGTTCATTACGGCACGTACGGAACGGCCTGCCTGGATACCGCGACGGGGAACAGGGTTTGGGAGCGCCGCGACCTGAAATGCGACCACGAGTCCGGGGCCGGACCCGGCAGCTCTCCCTCTCTCGTGGGCGACCTGTTCGTCTTCAATGTGGATGGACGGGACGTGCAGTACGTTATTGCACTGAACAAGGCCAACGGGAAGACGGTGTGGAGGACGGATCGCTCCGTCGACTTCAGCCAAACTCCCGTCAATCAGCGCAAGGCCTTCTGCACGCCGATCGTCGTCCCACGAGGGTCTGGTACTCAGCTCGTCAGCCCTGGAGCCAAGGCGTTCATCGCCTACGACACGGCTACGGGTAACGAATTGTGGAAAGTACGACACCGAGGCTTTTCGGTCGCTCCCCGCCCGGTCTTCGGGCACGGACTGATCTTTGCGCTCATCGATCATGACCGCCCGGAGCTCTGGGCCGTGAAGCCGGATGGGAACGGCGACGTCACCGACAGCCATGTGGTGTGGACGATGAAGCGGGGTATGCCGTCGCGTTCGTCGCCGTTGCTCATCGGTGACCTTCTCTTCCTCGTGAATCACGGTGGTATCGCGTCCTGTCTT
This window encodes:
- a CDS encoding PQQ-binding-like beta-propeller repeat protein, with the translated sequence NSSPNISVNDFPVLIGANAQAKERLFHGLIDDVRIYERALSVDELRAISGGGGTAAQSSPSQAVTRMPDADRKGVTTAGRVKVARIVRPGSWSEFRGPRGDGHSDSEGLPLRWSESENIIWKTRIHGRGWSSPILWGKQVWVTTATADGHKLSAVCVDRDSGKIVHDIHVFDVEQPQRIAPGNSYASPTPVIEEGRVYVHYGTYGTACLDTATGNRVWERRDLKCDHESGAGPGSSPSLVGDLFVFNVDGRDVQYVIALNKANGKTVWRTDRSVDFSQTPVNQRKAFCTPIVVPRGSGTQLVSPGAKAFIAYDTATGNELWKVRHRGFSVAPRPVFGHGLIFALIDHDRPELWAVKPDGNGDVTDSHVVWTMKRGMPSRSSPLLIGDLLFLVNHGGIASCLEARTGELVWKQRVQGEYSASPIYANGRIYLFNEDAGGTVINPSRKLEVLAVNPLPNEQLMASPAVAGRSLFVRTEKHLYRIEESSSN